The Streptomyces sp. TLI_105 DNA segment CTCAGGACCGCCCGGCCGCCCGCTTCAGCGCCGCGAGGAAACGTCCGGACGTCTCCGCCTCGCCACCCGCGCGGCCGTGGTCGTCGTACCCGTCGGAGTGCAGCGTCAGCCGGTACCGCGTGCCGTTCACGGTCGCCACCGTCTCGTCCGCCTTCGCGAACCACGGCCGCCCCGCCCGTACCGCCGAAACCGGCGCGCTGTCGATCTCGCTGCCGTAACTCGTCAGGAGCGCGAGGCGACCGTCCTCGATCCGCACCTCGCCCGCGCGCGTCAACGAACGCGGCCAGCGCGCGATCCGTACGCCCCTGGCGCTGAACTCGGGTTCCGCCATGCCGATCCGCCCCTTTCACCCGGTTGCCGTACCCAGTGTGCCGGGCCGTCGCCGCGTGCACCAGTAGCGCTCCCGAAGGCCGTCCACAAGGGAGGCCTATGGAACGTCAAAGGGAACGTTTGCCCAGGTGAGAGCGGTATTGTCGGCAGGGGGAGACCCCCGAGGCGACACACGAATAGAGGGACGGATGAGCACCACCCACGAGAGTGCGGCCGTGGCCACGGTCGACGTCGACCGCAGCGACCCGGCGTACCGGTCCTGGCTGAAGGAGGCCGTGCGCAAGGTCCAGGCCGACGCTAACCGCTCCGCCGACACCCATCTGCTGCGCTTCCCCCTCCCCGAGAAGTGGGGCATCGACCTCTACCTCAAGGACGAGTCGACCCACCCCACCGGCAGCCTCAAGCACCGCCTCGCCCGCTCCCTCTTCCTCTACGGCCTCTGCAACGGCTGGGTCCGCCCCGGCAAGCCCGTCATCGAGGCCTCCAGCGGCTCGACCGCCGTCTCCGAGGCGTACTTCGCGAAGCTCATCGGCGTCCCCTTCATCGCCGTCATGCCCCGCACGACCAGCCCCGAGAAGTGCCGGCTCATCGAGTTCCACGGCGGGCAGTGCCACTTCGTCGACGACTCGCGCACGATGTACGAGGAGGCCGCAGCCCTCGCCGAGCGCACCGGCGGCCACTACATGGACCAGTTCACCTACGCGGAGCGGGCCACCGACTGGCGCGGCAACAACAACATCGCCGAGTCGATGTACCAGCAGCTGCGCCTGGAGCGGTACCCGGAGCCCGCCTGGATCGTCGCCACCGCCGGCACCGGCGGCACCTCGGCCACCATCGCCCGTTACGTGCACTACATGCAGCACGACACCCGGATCTGTGTCGCCGACCCCGAGAACTCCTGCTTCTTCGACGGCTGGACGCACCAGGACCCGAACGCCACCGCCGACTGCGGCTCGCGCATCGAGGGCATCGGCCGCCCCCGCATGGAGCCCAGCTTCGTGCCCGGCGCCGTCGACCGCATGATGAAGGTCCCCGACGCGGCGAGCGTGGCCGCCGTCCGCGCCCTGGAGACCGCGATCGGCCGCAAGGCGGGCGGCTCCACCGGCACCGGCCTGTGGAGCGCCTTCAAGATCATCGCCGAGATGGTCGCCCACGACCGCACCGGCAGCGTCGTCACCCTCATCTGCGACCCGGGCGAGCGCTACCTCGACAAGTACTACTCCGACGACTGGCTCGCCGCCCAGGGCCTGGACATCGCCCCGTACTCCGCCGCTATCGAGCGGTTCCTGGCGACGGGGGCCTGGCCGGAGTGAGCCGCCGGTCCAGCCGGCGCGCCGCGTCCCGGAAGGACAACCCCACGCCCGGCGCCGCGAGGCGCAGGGCGAGCCGGAACGGGGCCGCGCCGTCGGCGGCCATCGTCCACCGCAGACGGGTGCCCCGGCCGGCGGGGGCGAGGGCCCACTCCTCCGCCAGGGCCGTCACACCGGGCGCGTTCGTCGCGTCCACCCGGTAGGCGTAGCGCAGGTCGGGCTCGGAGGCCAGGACCGTCTCGTCGAAGGCGATCCCGCCGCGCAGCCGTATGGTCCGGCCCGCGCCGTCGCCGGTCGGGACGGCGGAGGTGACGGCCGTGAACCACGACGGCAGGCTCCCCACCTCCACGGCCACCGACCGGTAGACGG contains these protein-coding regions:
- a CDS encoding PLP-dependent cysteine synthase family protein — protein: MSTTHESAAVATVDVDRSDPAYRSWLKEAVRKVQADANRSADTHLLRFPLPEKWGIDLYLKDESTHPTGSLKHRLARSLFLYGLCNGWVRPGKPVIEASSGSTAVSEAYFAKLIGVPFIAVMPRTTSPEKCRLIEFHGGQCHFVDDSRTMYEEAAALAERTGGHYMDQFTYAERATDWRGNNNIAESMYQQLRLERYPEPAWIVATAGTGGTSATIARYVHYMQHDTRICVADPENSCFFDGWTHQDPNATADCGSRIEGIGRPRMEPSFVPGAVDRMMKVPDAASVAAVRALETAIGRKAGGSTGTGLWSAFKIIAEMVAHDRTGSVVTLICDPGERYLDKYYSDDWLAAQGLDIAPYSAAIERFLATGAWPE
- a CDS encoding SRPBCC family protein, with protein sequence MARRLRPVELDFTTSAPVRLVFTATLAAPPSTVYRSVAVEVGSLPSWFTAVTSAVPTGDGAGRTIRLRGGIAFDETVLASEPDLRYAYRVDATNAPGVTALAEEWALAPAGRGTRLRWTMAADGAAPFRLALRLAAPGVGLSFRDAARRLDRRLTPARPPSPGTAR